A genomic segment from Triticum dicoccoides isolate Atlit2015 ecotype Zavitan chromosome 1A, WEW_v2.0, whole genome shotgun sequence encodes:
- the LOC119271884 gene encoding molybdate-anion transporter-like — MEVFYYLVFGGLAAVVAALELGKSGKDRVATPTAFNSFKNNYVLVYSLMMSGDWLQGPYVYYLYSQYGFDKGDIGRLFIAGFGSSMLFGTIVGSLADKQGRKRACITYCITYILSCITKHSPQYRILMIGRVLGGIATSLLFSAFESWLVAEHNKRGFDPQWLSITFSKAIFLGNGLVAIVAGLFANLLADNLGFGPVAPFDAAACFLAIGMAIILSSWGENYGDASEGKDLMAQFKVAAKAIASDEKIALLGAIQSLFEGSMYTFVFLWTPALSPNDEDIPHGFIFATFMLSSMLGSSIASRLLARKMKVEGYMQIVFSISAFTLFLPVVTNFIVPPSEKGGSISFGGSVQLLGFCIFESCVGIFWPSIMKMRSQYIPEEARSTIMNFFRIPLNLFVCVVLYNVNAFPIAVMFGMCSIFLFIAAILQRRLMFVSDLHRSTKAAEMTAEDEPLNP, encoded by the exons ATGGAGGTGTTCTACTACCTCGTCTTCGGCGGCCTCGCCGCCGTCGTGGCGGCGCTGGAGCTCGGCAAGTCCGGCAAGGACCGCGTCGCCACCCCGACGGCCTTCAACTCCTTCAAGAACAACTACGTCCTCGTCTACTCCCTCATGATGT CTGGGGACTGGCTGCAGGGGCCCTACGTGTACTACCTCTACAGCCAGTACGGGTTCGACAAGGGCGACATCGGCCGCCTCTTCATCGCCGGATTCGGCTCCTCCATGCTCTTCGGCACCATCGTCGGGTCGCTCGCCGACAAGCA GGGAAGGAAGAGGGCGTGCATCACCTACTGCATCACCTACATCCTCAGCTGCATCACGAAGCACTCCCCGCAGTACAGGATTCTGATGATTGGCCGCGTGCTTGGAGGCATTGCAACATCGCTGCTCTTCTCGGCGTTCGAGTCGTGGCTCGTCGCGGAGCACAACAAG AGAGGTTTTGATCCGCAGTGGCTGTCAATAACATTCTCCAAGGCTATATTTCTTGGGAATGGCCTAGTTGCCATTGTCGCAGGGCTATTTGCAAATCTACTGGCTGATAACTTGGGTTTTGGCCCTGTCGCTCCATTTGATGCTGCCGCTTGCTTCCTAGCAATAGGCATGGCAATCATCTTATCGTCGTGGGGTGAGAACTATGGAGATGCATCTGAAGGAAAGGACTTGATGGCCCAGTTTAAGGTTGCAGCTAAAGCCATTGCTTCTG ATGAAAAGATTGCATTGCTTGGAGCCATACAGTCACTGTTTGAGGGTTCAATGTACACTTTTGTTTTCTTGTGGACTCCTGCTTTGAGCCCAAATGATGAAGACATTCCTCATGGCTTCATATTTGCCACATTCATGCTCTCCTCGATGTTGGGTAGCTCAATTGCATCTCGTCTATTAGCTCGGAAGATGAAGGTCGAAGGTTATATGCAGATCGTGTTCTCGATATCAGCTTTCACTCTTTTCCTCCCTGTTGTTACCAAT TTCATAGTACCTCCCTCAGAGAAAGGTGGAAGCATCTCATTTGGAGGCAGTGTACAACTTCTTGGTTTCTGCATATTCGAGTCATGTGTTGGCATATTCTGGCCGTCAATCATGAAGATGAGATCTCAATATATCCCTGAGGAGGCGAGAAGCACTATCATGAACTTCTTCCGCATACCACTTAACCTGTTTGTATGTGTGGTGCTTTACAAT GTGAATGCCTTCCCAATCGCTGTCATGTTTGGTATGTGCTCCATTTTCCTATTCATCGCAGCAATTTTGCAGAGGCGGCTGATGTTCGTGTCCGACCTTCACAGATCAACTA AAGCCGCAGAGATGACAGCAGAAGATGAGCCACTAAACCCTTGA
- the LOC119271895 gene encoding mitochondrial import inner membrane translocase subunit TIM23-1-like, translating into MADPRMFPSGSNGPEDHAPGRRKYNPYQDLNMPYNYKNLYDLPTSPEFLFEEESAVQRRSWGENLTYYTGIGYLSGAVGGAALGLRDAAAGAEPGETAKIRANRLLNACGSSGRRYGNRLGVIGLMYAGMESGMVAARDQDDWINSVAAGLGTGALFRAANGPRSAAVAGAVGGVLAAAALAGKQLAKRYVQAI; encoded by the coding sequence atggccgacccGCGGATGTTCCCATCGGGATCAAACGGCCCGGAAGACCACGCCCCCGGCCGCCGGAAGTACAACCCCTACCAGGACCTCAACATGCCCTACAACTACAAGAACCTCTACGACCTCCCCACCTCGCCGGAGTTCCTCTTCGAGGAGGAGTCCGCGGTGCAGCGCCGATCCTGGGGCGAGAACCTCACGTACTACACCGGCATCGGGTACCTCTCTGGCGCCGTGGGCGGCGCCGCCCTCGGCCTCCGCGACGCCGCCGCGGGCGCGGAGCCCGGGGAGACCGCCAAGATCCGCGCCAACCGCTTGCTCAACGCCTGCGGCAGCTCCGGCCGCCGTTACGGCAACAGGCTCGGGGTCATCGGGCTGATGTACGCCGGGATGGAGAGCGGCATGGTCGCGGCGCGCGACCAAGACGACTGGATCAACAGCGTCGCCGCAGGGCTCGGCACCGGCGCGCTCTTCCGCGCCGCTAACGGGCCGCGGTCTGCCGCCGTCGCGGGCGCTGTCGGCGGGGTCCTTGCTGCCGCCGCCTTGGCCGGGAAGCAGCTTGCAAAGCGATACGTACAGGCAATATGA